A window of uncultured Litoreibacter sp. contains these coding sequences:
- the ruvX gene encoding Holliday junction resolvase RuvX, which produces MNIWNQMETGRLGEIFNDIAEFADAVGTITPLAGLDLGTKTVGVAVSDVMQSVSTPLETVRRTKFTKDAEALLVIAAKRSLGGFILGLPLNMDGSDGPRVQSTRAFARNLSRLTDLPITFWDERLSTVAAERALLEADTSRKRRSEVIDHVAAGYILQGALDRIRHIRQSS; this is translated from the coding sequence ATGAATATTTGGAACCAAATGGAGACAGGGCGTTTGGGCGAAATTTTCAACGACATTGCTGAGTTTGCAGACGCCGTGGGGACCATTACTCCCCTCGCGGGGCTTGATCTTGGGACCAAAACCGTCGGCGTGGCGGTGTCGGACGTGATGCAATCTGTTTCCACCCCGCTGGAAACCGTGCGCCGGACCAAATTCACCAAAGATGCTGAGGCTTTGCTGGTGATCGCGGCGAAACGGTCGCTGGGCGGGTTCATCCTTGGGCTGCCGTTGAATATGGACGGCTCGGACGGGCCGCGCGTGCAATCAACGCGGGCATTTGCGCGCAACCTGTCGCGGCTGACCGACCTGCCGATCACGTTCTGGGATGAACGCCTGTCCACCGTCGCCGCCGAACGCGCGCTATTGGAGGCAGATACGTCACGAAAACGTCGCTCAGAGGTGATTGACCACGTCGCCGCTGGGTATATCTTGCAAGGCGCGTTGGACCGCATAAGACATATAAGGCAGAGCAGCTGA
- a CDS encoding DUF1289 domain-containing protein: MMDDIWSRDEVQSPCVKICVVHPTERICTGCLRSIDEIAAWSRMSNEARAALIDELPSREGLLKKRRGGRAARLKAKPPVLGAK, encoded by the coding sequence CTGATGGACGACATATGGAGCCGCGACGAGGTGCAAAGCCCTTGCGTGAAAATTTGCGTCGTGCATCCCACCGAGCGCATTTGCACCGGTTGCCTGCGCTCGATCGATGAGATCGCCGCCTGGTCGCGGATGAGCAATGAAGCCCGCGCGGCCTTGATCGACGAATTGCCATCCCGCGAGGGGCTGTTGAAGAAACGCCGCGGCGGGCGCGCTGCCAGATTGAAGGCCAAACCGCCCGTGCTGGGTGCCAAATAA
- the dusA gene encoding tRNA dihydrouridine(20/20a) synthase DusA, whose translation MTRNPATIAARLSVAPMMDWTDRHCRYFHRLMSRRALLYTEMVTAPALVRGGAVHLLDHDAAEHPVALQLGGSDPAELAEAARIGADHGYDEINLNVGCPSDRVQSGCFGAVLMERPGLVAECVAAMIAAQPVDVTVKCRIGVDDQDPAQVLPDFLTRISDAGVRRVTIHARKAWLQGLSPKENRDIPPLDYALVHAMKAQFPQLHISINGGIATLDAAAPHLDGLDGVMIGRAAYHQPWDILGRADSAVFGEADPLQSPQQAVHAMLPYIERHLSQGGKLHQVTRHMLGLFAGRPGARHWRRTLSEGVSKEGAGPDLVLQALEAVDAQHQAAQ comes from the coding sequence ATGACCCGCAACCCCGCCACAATTGCCGCCAGGCTGTCCGTCGCGCCCATGATGGACTGGACCGACCGCCATTGCCGGTATTTCCACCGGCTGATGTCGCGCCGCGCGTTGCTTTATACGGAAATGGTGACCGCACCTGCTTTGGTGCGCGGCGGGGCCGTGCATTTGCTGGATCACGACGCGGCTGAGCATCCAGTCGCGTTGCAACTAGGCGGCTCTGACCCGGCCGAGTTGGCCGAGGCTGCGCGGATCGGGGCGGATCACGGCTATGACGAGATCAACCTCAATGTCGGCTGCCCCTCGGACCGCGTGCAATCGGGCTGCTTTGGCGCGGTGTTGATGGAGCGTCCGGGGCTGGTCGCTGAATGTGTTGCGGCTATGATCGCGGCCCAACCGGTCGATGTCACCGTCAAATGCCGCATCGGGGTGGATGATCAGGACCCCGCGCAGGTGTTGCCTGATTTCCTGACCCGCATCTCGGACGCAGGCGTGAGGCGCGTGACGATCCATGCGCGCAAGGCGTGGCTGCAGGGGCTGAGCCCCAAGGAAAACCGCGACATACCGCCGCTCGACTACGCATTGGTCCATGCGATGAAAGCACAGTTTCCGCAGCTCCATATCTCGATCAATGGCGGCATTGCGACGCTGGACGCGGCCGCGCCGCATCTGGATGGTCTGGACGGCGTGATGATCGGGCGGGCGGCCTATCACCAGCCATGGGACATTCTGGGGCGCGCCGACAGCGCGGTGTTCGGGGAGGCCGACCCGCTGCAATCGCCGCAGCAGGCCGTGCATGCCATGCTGCCCTATATCGAGCGGCACCTGTCCCAAGGGGGCAAGTTGCATCAGGTCACCCGCCACATGTTGGGCCTGTTCGCTGGCCGCCCCGGCGCGCGCCACTGGCGGCGGACACTGTCTGAGGGCGTTTCAAAAGAAGGCGCGGGGCCAGATTTGGTGCTGCAGGCGCTAGAGGCCGTTGATGCGCAACATCAGGCCGCACAATGA
- a CDS encoding phytanoyl-CoA dioxygenase family protein, with amino-acid sequence MPHPLLHQKDIDTFQRDGVVLIKRLFAGHVDTIRAGIEANMAAPGPYAAENLKDGEQGRFFDDYCNWQRIPEFERVIRDSPAAEVAADLMGSDTAQLFHDHVLVKEPGTSKPTPWHSDGPYYFVQGRQNVSFWAPVDPVREASLRCVAGSHLWEKPVLPTRWLAETSFYPNEDDYMAVPDPDADGMDIREFEMEPGDAVAFNYNVLHGARGNDAAARRRAFSLRMVGDDARYVERPGPTSPPFPGHGMTAGDRLREDWFPVIYAR; translated from the coding sequence ATGCCCCACCCTTTGCTGCACCAGAAAGATATCGACACCTTCCAGCGCGACGGGGTCGTGCTGATCAAAAGGCTGTTTGCGGGGCATGTTGATACAATCCGCGCCGGGATCGAGGCCAACATGGCAGCACCAGGCCCCTACGCCGCCGAAAACCTCAAAGACGGTGAACAGGGCAGATTTTTTGATGACTACTGCAATTGGCAGCGCATCCCCGAATTTGAGCGCGTGATCCGTGACAGCCCCGCGGCAGAGGTTGCCGCGGATTTGATGGGGTCAGACACCGCGCAGCTTTTCCACGACCATGTGCTGGTGAAAGAACCCGGCACCTCGAAACCAACGCCCTGGCATTCGGATGGGCCTTATTACTTCGTGCAAGGCCGCCAGAACGTGTCGTTCTGGGCGCCGGTTGACCCCGTGCGCGAAGCGTCCCTGCGCTGCGTGGCCGGGTCGCATTTGTGGGAGAAGCCCGTCTTGCCGACCCGCTGGTTGGCGGAGACCTCATTCTACCCCAATGAAGATGACTATATGGCAGTGCCTGACCCGGATGCCGACGGCATGGATATCCGCGAGTTCGAAATGGAGCCCGGCGACGCCGTCGCCTTCAATTACAACGTTCTACATGGCGCGCGCGGCAATGACGCGGCGGCGAGGCGGCGGGCGTTCTCTTTGCGGATGGTGGGCGACGACGCACGATATGTGGAGCGCCCCGGCCCCACCTCGCCGCCCTTTCCGGGTCACGGCATGACCGCGGGCGACCGTTTGCGCGAAGATTGGTTCCCGGTGATCTACGCACGCTAA
- the uraH gene encoding hydroxyisourate hydrolase, protein MPGYLTTHVLDTARGCPAQGVKIMLYRVSGNSHRKIAEAVTNSDGRTDAPILPEGKFKTGTYELIFDVEAYLDASGTPAEEPRFLGQIPIRFGASEEAHYHVPLLLSPFGYSTYRGS, encoded by the coding sequence ATGCCCGGCTATCTCACCACCCACGTCCTCGACACCGCGCGCGGCTGCCCTGCGCAAGGGGTTAAGATCATGCTCTACCGGGTGTCTGGCAACAGCCACAGGAAAATCGCCGAGGCCGTCACTAATTCCGATGGCCGCACCGATGCGCCGATCCTGCCGGAGGGAAAGTTCAAGACCGGGACCTACGAGCTGATCTTCGATGTCGAGGCCTATCTCGACGCGTCTGGCACCCCGGCCGAAGAGCCGCGCTTTCTGGGCCAGATCCCAATCCGCTTCGGCGCGTCTGAGGAGGCCCATTACCATGTCCCGCTGCTGCTTTCCCCCTTTGGATATTCCACCTATCGCGGCAGCTGA
- a CDS encoding ureidoglycolate lyase, with amino-acid sequence MTKIVTQKLTAAAFAPFGDVIDCAGAPDKIINQGMCGRYHDRADMEFDEGRAGVSLFQATPRALPYTLDLMERHPQGSQCFIPMSEHGFLICVAPDDGGVPGTPLAFLSQPGQAVNIHKGVWHGVLTPLHPPGLFAVVDRIGPGANLQEHPLATPYTVDTA; translated from the coding sequence ATGACGAAAATTGTAACGCAAAAGCTGACCGCCGCCGCCTTCGCCCCTTTTGGGGACGTCATCGACTGCGCGGGCGCGCCGGACAAAATCATCAACCAGGGCATGTGCGGGCGCTACCATGATCGCGCCGATATGGAATTTGACGAAGGCCGCGCAGGCGTCAGCCTGTTTCAGGCCACACCGCGCGCCCTGCCCTACACGCTGGATTTGATGGAGCGCCACCCGCAGGGAAGCCAGTGCTTCATTCCGATGAGCGAGCACGGGTTTCTGATCTGCGTCGCCCCGGATGATGGCGGCGTGCCCGGCACCCCATTGGCTTTCCTGAGCCAACCGGGGCAAGCGGTAAACATCCACAAAGGCGTCTGGCACGGGGTGCTGACCCCCCTGCACCCGCCCGGGCTGTTCGCCGTCGTTGACCGGATCGGCCCCGGAGCCAATTTGCAGGAGCATCCGCTGGCGACGCCCTACACGGTAGATACCGCTTAA
- a CDS encoding fumarylacetoacetate hydrolase family protein, with product MTNYAIDPPAQATLSVAGSDACFPLRRVFCVGRNYEAHVREMGNDTREPPFFFMKPADAVVPNNAAIAYPSATSELHHEVELVVALGAGGKDVSPEQALGLIWGAAVGIDLTRRDLQAQAKSKGRPWDMAKGFDASAPIAPLVQMADVTSLSSGKIWLSVNGRTRQDANLADMIWPVADCIAHLSTLVELAPGDLIMTGTPAGVAALSPGDEVVAGITGLPDLKVSIAP from the coding sequence ATGACAAATTACGCAATTGATCCACCCGCGCAGGCCACCCTTTCCGTGGCCGGTAGTGACGCCTGTTTCCCGCTGAGGCGTGTGTTTTGCGTCGGCCGCAATTACGAGGCGCATGTGCGCGAGATGGGCAATGACACCCGCGAGCCGCCGTTTTTCTTCATGAAGCCCGCCGATGCCGTGGTGCCCAACAATGCCGCGATTGCCTACCCGTCGGCGACGTCGGAGCTCCATCATGAGGTGGAATTGGTCGTGGCTCTCGGTGCCGGCGGCAAAGATGTCTCGCCCGAGCAGGCGTTGGGCCTCATCTGGGGGGCTGCGGTGGGCATTGACCTGACCCGCCGCGACTTGCAGGCGCAGGCAAAGTCAAAAGGCAGGCCATGGGATATGGCCAAAGGGTTCGACGCCTCCGCCCCCATCGCGCCGTTGGTGCAAATGGCCGATGTGACAAGCCTCAGTTCTGGCAAGATCTGGCTGAGCGTCAACGGCAGGACGCGGCAGGACGCCAATCTGGCCGATATGATCTGGCCGGTGGCCGATTGCATCGCGCATCTGTCGACGCTGGTGGAATTGGCGCCGGGGGATCTGATCATGACCGGAACACCGGCCGGGGTGGCGGCCCTGTCTCCGGGGGATGAGGTTGTCGCGGGCATCACCGGGTTGCCGGACCTGAAGGTCTCCATCGCGCCTTAA
- a CDS encoding DUF4329 domain-containing protein yields the protein MRAIKMFGLALCLAAPAHAQDADLISAAKSTLASIQDNSFNADREYCGMIGRNSAGNIVITRPRKGRRDSCLPRPFRTNDVDVLASYHTHGSHDPGADAEVPSLDDLRADKEEGVIGFVATPGGRFWKTEPNTDSVRLICGVGCLPKDPEYDPSDEGRVRSSYTAAQLDARERGLDD from the coding sequence ATGAGAGCGATAAAGATGTTTGGATTGGCCTTGTGCCTTGCCGCACCAGCGCATGCACAGGACGCAGACCTCATTAGCGCGGCCAAATCCACGTTGGCGAGCATTCAAGACAATTCCTTCAATGCCGACAGGGAATATTGCGGCATGATCGGGCGCAACTCGGCCGGAAACATCGTGATCACTCGCCCCCGCAAGGGACGCCGCGACAGCTGCCTGCCCCGCCCCTTTCGGACAAATGACGTCGACGTGCTAGCGTCCTACCACACCCATGGCAGCCATGACCCAGGCGCCGACGCGGAGGTCCCCTCGTTAGATGACTTGCGCGCGGATAAGGAGGAAGGCGTCATCGGGTTCGTCGCCACCCCGGGCGGCAGATTCTGGAAAACCGAGCCCAACACCGACTCGGTTCGCCTGATCTGTGGCGTCGGGTGTTTGCCCAAAGACCCCGAATACGACCCCAGTGACGAGGGCCGCGTCCGGTCGAGCTACACCGCAGCCCAGCTGGACGCGCGGGAACGTGGCCTTGACGACTGA
- a CDS encoding DUF4329 domain-containing protein: MKKTLLCLAIVASACAAPAFAESDLKAITKLAKKSLISLQHQSFSGNREYCGMIGRTSAGELIASPARRGRTSGCNPRGFADKTIVPVASYHTHGAFDHMADAEVPSLADLDIDYADRVFGFVATPGGRFWMTDYRSRSIRQICGMGCLPADPAFKVGMAGDIPTEMTRREMAQREGVGGPRHLRARSLAKN; encoded by the coding sequence ATGAAGAAGACACTACTGTGCCTTGCTATCGTCGCGTCGGCTTGCGCTGCGCCTGCATTTGCTGAATCCGACCTGAAAGCCATCACCAAGCTCGCCAAAAAGAGCCTGATTTCCTTGCAGCATCAGTCCTTTAGCGGAAACCGCGAGTATTGCGGGATGATTGGGCGCACCAGCGCGGGCGAGCTGATTGCCAGCCCCGCACGCCGCGGCCGCACCAGCGGGTGCAACCCGCGTGGATTTGCCGACAAAACAATCGTTCCGGTAGCATCATACCACACACATGGTGCCTTTGATCATATGGCAGATGCCGAGGTCCCCTCGCTCGCCGATCTGGACATTGACTACGCCGACCGCGTTTTCGGCTTCGTCGCGACCCCGGGGGGGCGTTTCTGGATGACAGACTACCGGTCCCGATCCATTCGCCAAATCTGCGGGATGGGCTGTCTGCCCGCCGACCCGGCCTTCAAAGTCGGCATGGCGGGCGACATTCCCACAGAAATGACCCGTCGGGAAATGGCGCAACGCGAAGGGGTCGGCGGCCCGCGCCACCTGCGCGCAAGATCTTTAGCTAAGAATTAG
- a CDS encoding metal ABC transporter substrate-binding protein — protein sequence MRSLLISALLLVAGPVLAEDKFKAVTTFTVIADMARNVAGDAAVVESITKPGAEIHNYAPTPRDILKAQDADLVLWNGLNLELWFEQFFRNLRDVPSAVVSDGVEPMGIAQGPYTGKPNPHAWMSVDAAVIYVDNIVAAFSEHDVENADVYAANGAAYKAQILAELGPLNAQIEAVPEADRWLVTSEGAFSYLARDLGLKELYLWPINADQQGTPSQVRAVIDTVRENDIKVVFSESTVSSAPAEQVARETGAAYGGALYVDSLSTADGPVPTYLDLLRETVSIIAAGLTK from the coding sequence ATGCGCTCCCTGCTGATTTCCGCCCTTTTGCTTGTGGCTGGCCCCGTACTGGCGGAGGACAAGTTCAAGGCCGTCACCACCTTCACCGTGATCGCCGACATGGCCCGAAATGTGGCTGGTGACGCGGCCGTGGTGGAGAGCATCACCAAGCCGGGCGCCGAAATTCACAACTACGCCCCTACCCCGCGCGATATCTTAAAGGCGCAGGACGCCGATCTGGTGCTGTGGAACGGGTTGAACCTGGAGCTGTGGTTCGAGCAGTTTTTCCGCAACCTGCGGGATGTGCCCTCTGCGGTGGTCTCAGATGGGGTGGAGCCGATGGGGATCGCGCAAGGCCCTTACACTGGCAAACCGAACCCACATGCGTGGATGTCGGTGGACGCGGCGGTCATTTACGTGGATAATATCGTCGCCGCTTTTTCCGAGCATGACGTTGAAAACGCTGACGTTTATGCGGCCAATGGCGCGGCCTACAAAGCCCAGATTCTGGCAGAGCTTGGGCCGTTGAATGCGCAGATTGAAGCGGTGCCGGAGGCGGACCGCTGGTTGGTGACCTCGGAAGGGGCGTTTTCGTATCTGGCGCGGGATTTGGGGCTGAAAGAGCTGTATTTGTGGCCGATCAATGCGGACCAGCAAGGCACGCCAAGCCAAGTGCGCGCTGTGATTGATACGGTGCGCGAGAACGACATCAAGGTGGTGTTCTCGGAATCCACGGTGTCCTCGGCCCCTGCGGAGCAAGTGGCGCGCGAGACCGGGGCTGCGTATGGCGGGGCGTTGTATGTGGACTCGCTATCCACGGCAGATGGGCCGGTGCCAACCTACCTGGACTTGTTGCGTGAGACGGTGAGCATCATTGCCGCGGGGTTAACCAAGTGA
- a CDS encoding manganese/iron ABC transporter ATP-binding protein: protein MTGLTAQGITVTYRNGHTALRDASFELPTGTIAALVGVNGSGKSTLFKAIMGFVPTASGSISVLGGSVKDALKSNVVAYVPQAEEVDWSFPVLVEDVVMMGRYGHMGFLRIAKPADHRAVEDALTRVGMIDYRKRQIGELSGGQKKRVFLARALAQDSKVILLDEPFTGVDVQTEDEIIKLLREMRDEGRVMLVSTHNLGSVPEYCDRTVLIKGTVLAYGPTEEIFTSKNLERAFGGVLRHFVMQGADLHDDDEDKRRLTVISDDERPFVIYEDHDDGDHSDA from the coding sequence GTGACGGGACTGACGGCCCAAGGCATCACGGTCACGTACCGAAACGGGCATACGGCGCTGCGGGACGCGTCCTTTGAGCTGCCAACGGGGACGATTGCCGCACTTGTGGGCGTGAACGGGTCGGGAAAATCGACGCTGTTCAAAGCGATTATGGGGTTCGTGCCAACGGCGTCTGGCAGCATTTCAGTGCTCGGCGGAAGCGTCAAAGATGCATTAAAAAGCAATGTGGTAGCCTACGTTCCTCAAGCGGAAGAAGTGGATTGGTCCTTCCCCGTTCTGGTCGAAGACGTGGTGATGATGGGCCGCTACGGGCATATGGGGTTCTTGCGGATTGCCAAGCCTGCCGATCACCGCGCCGTGGAAGACGCGCTAACCCGCGTCGGCATGATCGACTACCGCAAACGCCAGATTGGCGAGCTGTCCGGCGGGCAAAAGAAACGCGTGTTTCTGGCGCGTGCCTTGGCGCAGGATTCCAAGGTTATCCTGCTGGATGAGCCGTTTACCGGTGTCGATGTGCAGACCGAGGACGAGATTATCAAACTGCTGCGCGAAATGCGCGACGAAGGCCGCGTGATGTTGGTGTCGACCCATAACCTTGGCTCGGTGCCGGAGTATTGCGACCGCACCGTTCTGATCAAGGGGACCGTGCTGGCCTATGGGCCGACGGAGGAGATCTTTACCTCGAAGAACTTGGAACGCGCCTTTGGCGGCGTATTGAGGCATTTCGTCATGCAAGGCGCGGACCTGCATGATGATGACGAGGATAAGCGGCGACTGACCGTGATTTCCGATGATGAACGGCCGTTCGTGATCTACGAAGACCACGATGACGGGGACCACAGCGATGCTTGA
- a CDS encoding metal ABC transporter permease: MTGTTAMLEPFAYTYMLNAMWVSALVGGVCAFLSAYLMLKGWSLIGDALSHSIVPGVAGAYMLGLPFALGAFFAGGLAGGAMLFLNQRTGLKEDAIIGLIFTSFFGLGLFMVSLSPTSINIQTIILGNVLAISPSDILQLAIIGFVSLAILLVKWKDLMVTFFDESHARSIGLNPERLKLLFFVLLSACTVAALQTVGAFLVIAMVVTPGATAYLLTDRFPRLLMVSVAIGALTSFFGAYISYFLDGATGGVIVCLQATVFGLAFLFAPKHGMLASRKRAAEAL, from the coding sequence ATGACGGGGACCACAGCGATGCTTGAGCCGTTTGCCTATACCTACATGCTGAATGCGATGTGGGTGTCGGCCCTGGTCGGCGGCGTGTGCGCTTTTCTGTCGGCATATCTGATGCTTAAGGGGTGGTCTTTGATCGGAGACGCGTTGTCCCATTCCATCGTGCCCGGCGTTGCCGGGGCCTATATGCTGGGGCTGCCCTTTGCCTTGGGCGCTTTTTTTGCCGGTGGATTGGCGGGCGGCGCGATGCTGTTTCTGAACCAGCGCACGGGGCTGAAAGAGGACGCTATTATCGGTCTGATCTTCACTTCGTTTTTCGGGCTGGGACTGTTCATGGTGTCGCTATCGCCGACCTCGATCAACATTCAGACGATCATTTTGGGCAATGTGCTGGCGATCTCCCCTTCCGACATTTTGCAATTGGCGATCATCGGGTTTGTGTCGTTGGCGATCCTGTTGGTGAAGTGGAAGGACCTGATGGTGACCTTCTTTGACGAAAGCCACGCGCGGTCCATCGGGTTGAACCCGGAGCGGCTGAAACTGCTGTTCTTTGTGTTGTTATCCGCCTGCACCGTGGCGGCGTTGCAGACCGTGGGCGCGTTTCTGGTGATTGCCATGGTGGTGACGCCCGGGGCGACGGCGTATTTGTTGACGGACCGCTTCCCGCGCCTGTTGATGGTGTCGGTGGCCATTGGCGCGTTAACCTCGTTTTTCGGGGCCTATATCAGCTATTTCCTGGATGGTGCCACGGGCGGCGTCATCGTGTGCTTACAGGCAACTGTCTTTGGATTGGCATTCTTGTTTGCGCCCAAACACGGGATGCTGGCGTCGCGCAAACGCGCGGCGGAGGCGCTGTGA
- a CDS encoding metal ABC transporter permease, whose product MMDELLLPFQFQFMRDAFLITVMLAVPAALLSCFLVLKGWSLMGDAISHAVLPGVVLAYVVGIPLVIGAFTAGMACALLTGWIDENSRVKRDTVMGVVFSAMFGLGIVLYTKIESDVHLDHILFGNMLGVGPSDLWLTGVIALGVTVLLLAFWRDLLLHAFDEQQARALGLNVRWLHFGLLAVISLTVVAALKAVGIILAIAFLVGPGAVAFLVTRQFGQMLLTAVAVAVFSSVAGVYLSFFIDSAPAPTIVLILSGLFVLAFLNTIRRARTA is encoded by the coding sequence GTGATGGACGAGTTGCTGCTGCCCTTCCAATTCCAGTTCATGCGTGACGCGTTTTTGATCACGGTGATGCTGGCGGTGCCTGCGGCGCTGCTGTCCTGCTTTCTGGTCCTGAAGGGCTGGTCCCTGATGGGCGACGCGATTTCGCATGCGGTTTTGCCCGGTGTGGTGTTGGCCTATGTCGTCGGCATCCCCTTGGTTATAGGCGCTTTTACCGCAGGCATGGCCTGCGCTTTGCTAACGGGGTGGATCGACGAAAACTCCCGCGTGAAGCGGGACACGGTGATGGGGGTGGTGTTCTCAGCCATGTTTGGGCTGGGGATCGTGCTTTACACCAAGATCGAGAGCGACGTGCATCTGGATCACATTCTGTTTGGCAATATGCTGGGCGTGGGGCCTTCTGATCTGTGGCTGACGGGGGTGATTGCCCTCGGTGTCACCGTCCTGCTGCTGGCCTTCTGGCGCGACCTGCTTCTGCATGCGTTTGATGAGCAGCAGGCACGGGCCTTGGGGTTGAATGTGCGCTGGTTGCATTTTGGGCTGCTGGCGGTGATCTCGCTGACCGTCGTGGCGGCATTGAAAGCCGTGGGCATCATCTTGGCCATTGCCTTTCTCGTGGGCCCCGGCGCGGTTGCGTTCCTGGTGACCCGGCAATTTGGGCAGATGTTGCTGACGGCTGTGGCCGTTGCGGTTTTCTCAAGTGTTGCGGGAGTTTACCTGAGCTTCTTCATCGACAGCGCGCCTGCGCCGACCATCGTGCTGATCCTGTCAGGGCTATTTGTCCTGGCCTTCCTCAACACCATCCGGCGCGCGCGCACCGCATAA
- the puuE gene encoding allantoinase PuuE — protein MNRYPRDMRGYGPRTPDPQWPDEAKIAVQIVLNYEEGGENNILHGDKASEAFLSEIVGASAWDAQRHWNMESIYEYGARAGFWRLHRLLKDLPVTVYGVATALARAPEQLAAMKDAGWEIASHGLKWIEYKDFTEDEERDHLRQAIALHTEVVGERPRGWYTGRCSENTLRLVAEEGGFAYCADSYADDLPYWTRFDGVDQLVVPYTLDCNDMRFATPQGFNSGDQFEAYLRDTFDALYAEGVEGAAKMMSIGLHCRLVGRPGRVQALKRFIEYANSHDGVWFATREQIADHWAQVHPAAPKTRPCMMDKTTFTNTYGSVFEHSPWVAEHAWDLELGPSNDSATGLHAALVRAFRSAPAPQRLDVLDAHPDLAGKLAAAKQLTKESTAEQASAGLDVLSDAERAAFAQMNEDYVAKHGFPFIIAVKDHDKSSIMAAFERRIGNTSEVEFEEACRQVERIAYHRLTTMLPEDH, from the coding sequence ATGAACAGATACCCCAGAGATATGCGCGGCTACGGTCCGCGCACGCCGGACCCGCAATGGCCTGACGAGGCCAAAATCGCGGTTCAGATCGTGCTGAACTACGAAGAAGGCGGCGAGAACAACATCCTGCATGGCGACAAGGCGTCTGAGGCGTTTTTGTCGGAGATCGTGGGCGCCTCTGCATGGGACGCGCAGCGGCACTGGAACATGGAATCGATCTACGAATACGGCGCGCGCGCTGGATTCTGGCGGCTGCACCGTTTGCTGAAGGATTTGCCGGTGACTGTGTATGGCGTGGCAACGGCACTGGCGCGCGCGCCTGAGCAGCTGGCGGCGATGAAAGACGCCGGGTGGGAGATCGCCTCCCACGGGTTGAAATGGATCGAGTACAAGGACTTTACCGAGGACGAAGAGCGCGACCACCTGCGCCAAGCCATTGCTTTGCATACGGAAGTTGTGGGGGAGCGGCCTCGCGGCTGGTACACGGGGCGGTGTTCCGAGAACACGTTGCGGCTGGTGGCAGAAGAAGGCGGCTTCGCCTATTGCGCCGACAGCTACGCCGACGACCTGCCCTATTGGACGCGGTTTGACGGGGTCGATCAGCTGGTGGTGCCCTATACGTTGGATTGCAACGACATGCGGTTTGCAACGCCGCAAGGGTTCAACTCGGGCGACCAGTTCGAGGCCTATCTGCGCGACACGTTTGACGCGCTTTATGCCGAAGGCGTCGAAGGTGCTGCCAAGATGATGTCCATTGGGCTGCATTGCCGTTTGGTGGGCCGCCCCGGGCGGGTTCAGGCGCTGAAACGGTTTATTGAGTACGCCAACAGCCATGACGGCGTATGGTTTGCCACGCGCGAACAGATTGCGGATCATTGGGCACAGGTCCACCCGGCGGCCCCGAAGACGCGGCCATGCATGATGGATAAGACCACCTTTACAAACACTTACGGCAGCGTGTTTGAGCATTCCCCTTGGGTCGCCGAACACGCTTGGGACTTGGAACTTGGCCCAAGCAATGACAGCGCAACGGGGCTGCACGCAGCCCTGGTCCGGGCGTTCAGGTCGGCCCCCGCGCCGCAACGCTTGGATGTGTTGGATGCGCATCCTGATTTGGCTGGCAAGCTGGCCGCAGCAAAGCAATTGACCAAGGAAAGCACGGCAGAGCAGGCCTCTGCCGGGTTGGATGTCTTGTCGGATGCAGAACGCGCAGCCTTTGCCCAGATGAACGAGGATTACGTCGCAAAGCACGGATTTCCCTTCATTATTGCGGTGAAGGACCATGACAAATCTTCGATCATGGCGGCGTTTGAGCGGCGGATTGGCAATACCAGCGAAGTGGAATTCGAGGAAGCTTGCCGCCAGGTAGAGCGCATCGCCTATCACCGCCTCACCACTATGCTGCCGGAGGATCACTGA